The proteins below are encoded in one region of Xenopus laevis strain J_2021 chromosome 8L, Xenopus_laevis_v10.1, whole genome shotgun sequence:
- the surf6.L gene encoding surfeit locus protein 6 homolog, producing MASLASKDSYLQKLAKKVCTQPSQEPRKRKNEFIKRDGSEEPGQPNKKKKKKPRNKKMKAQSDKRTWNVPQITSNPQKLAKNGQTPSSTGTAASSFSTVDILRKRLQEKIQESRSQLSNKSLTPEDAEKRRQRRKQERERKKRKRKELKKKAAQEPEGNEVKDTKESPETTKEKDPVPIVFNNVEVSDELPNKVMQKKAKKERVKGNITPMTGKNYKQLLSRLEARKCKLEELRAKDEGKAKEFESKIKWTNVLYKAEGVKIKDDEGMLKAALKRKEKKQKQREKRWDKRTELTADRMQQRQDKRRRNIMKKKQAKVDKKKNRARKKGRILPEDLAKANFK from the exons ATGGCTTCTTTGGCTAGCAAGGATTCTTATCTGCAAAAACTTGCCAAGAAAGTCTGCACACAGCCAAGTCAGGAGCCGCGGAAAAGAAAGAACG AATTTATAAAGAGAGATGGATCTGAAGAGCCTGGACAgccaaataaaaagaagaaaaagaagccccgtaataaaaaaatgaaggctcaATCAGATAAAAGAACTTGGAATGTCCCGCAAATAACATCCAATCCTCAAAAACTAGCCAAGAATGGACAAACCCCCTCCAGTACAG GCACTGCTGCAAGTTCCTTCTCCACTGTGGATATTTTGAGGAAGCGACTACAGGAAAAGATACAGGAGTCTCGTAGTCAG TTGTCCAATAAATCTCTTACCCCGGAGGATGCTGAGAAGCGGAGGCAGCGCAGAAAGCAAGAACGagaaaggaagaagaggaagagaaaGGAGCTAAAGAAGAAAGCAGCACAAGAACCAGAAGGGAATGAGGTTAAGGACACTAAGGAAAGTCCAGAAACCACCAAGGAGAAGGACCCAGTACCAATAGTGTTTAACAATGTAGAAGTTAGTGATGAACTGCCCAATAAAGTGATgcaaaagaaagcaaagaaagaaagggTGAAAGGAAACATCACCCCAATGACCGGGAAGAATTACAAACAGTTGCTCAGCCGCCTAGAGGCCAGGAAATGCAAGCTGGAAGAATTAAGGGCAAAAGATGAAGGCAAAGCCAAGGAGTTTGAATCAAAGATTAAGTGGACCAACGTCCTGTACAAGGCTGAAGGTGTGAAAATCAAAGATGACGAGGGAATGCTGAAAGCTGCCCTGAAGCGAAAAGAGAAGAAGCAAAAACAAAGGGAGAAACGCTGGGACAAGCGCACTGAGCTGACTGCAGATCGAATGCAACAGAGACAGGATAAGCGGCGCCGTAATATCATGAAAAAGAAGCAGGCCAAGGtggacaaaaagaaaaacagagcgAGGAAGAAAGGTCGCATCTTGCCTGAAGATTTGGCCAAAGCTAATTTCAAATAA